One Silene latifolia isolate original U9 population chromosome 4, ASM4854445v1, whole genome shotgun sequence DNA segment encodes these proteins:
- the LOC141650967 gene encoding uncharacterized protein LOC141650967, with translation MSKQQEDAIGAIDGTHIEAVISDRTGTPFRNRNGRKTWNVLGCCSFDRIFTFINAGWEGSAHDLTVWRDSLTASKYVFPHPPEGKYYLVDSGYLNTIGYLSPICDPNIRSHLPEFKHGPPIGMLEHFNYRHSSLRMKVECAFGQLKKRCKVLKTMPQMLPKYQMSIIVSCFTLHNFIRMHKLGIPIVQHDAVIGRTNTNLDDKDRMSLMSKVRMDIAKAIWKDNNPEEHEDGVSQNDNEEEHMEVDDPNN, from the exons GATGCTATTGGTGCCATAGATGGAACGCATATAGAAGCAGTTATTAGTGATCGTACTGGTACACCATTTCGAAATCGCAATGGTCGTAAGACCTGGAATGTGTTGGGTTGTTGTTCATTTGATAGGATTTTTACATTTATCAACGCGGGTTGGGAAGGGAGTGCCCATGATCTTACAGTATGGCGAGATTCTCTAACTGCCTCAAAATATGTTTTTCCTCATCCACCTGAAG GTAAGTACTATTTGGTGGACTCCGGATATCTTAATACTATTGGATATTTGTCTCCTATTTGCGATCCCAATATCAGATCCCATTTGCCGGAATTTAAGCACGGACCACCTATAGGAATGTTAGAACATTTCAATTACCGACATTCTTCATTAAGAATGAAAGTTGAATGTGCGTTTGGTCAATTGAAGAAAAGGTGTAAGGTGCTGAAAACTATGCCCCAGATGTTACCAAAGTATCAGATgtcaattatcgtttcatgtttcACACTTCATAATTTTATACGAATGCATAAGCTTGGTATCCCAATTGTACAACATGATGCagttattgggagaacaaatacAAATTTGGATGATAAAGATCGAATGAGCCTTATGTCTAAAGTGAGAATGGATATAGCTAAAGCTATTTGGAAAGATAACAATCCCGAAGAGCATGAAGATGGAGTGTCGCAAAATGACAACGAAGAAGAACATATGGAAGTAGATGATCCGAATAACTAA